From the genome of Sulfurimonas sp., one region includes:
- a CDS encoding helix-turn-helix domain-containing protein, whose product MENDMTIDKDKYNEIYENLKNIINLLQNMQTNAPNDVKYVTVAEAAQITKLSEQKIRQMIDEGTIKINPDFGRAKRIYIDSL is encoded by the coding sequence ATGGAAAACGATATGACAATAGACAAAGATAAATACAATGAAATTTATGAAAATCTAAAAAATATAATAAATCTCCTTCAAAACATGCAAACTAATGCACCCAATGATGTTAAATACGTTACAGTCGCTGAAGCAGCCCAAATAACTAAGCTATCGGAACAGAAGATAAGACAGATGATCGATGAAGGAACTATTAAAATAAATCCAGATTTTGGTCGTGCAAAACGCATATATATAGATAGCTTGTAA